From a single Salvelinus sp. IW2-2015 linkage group LG22, ASM291031v2, whole genome shotgun sequence genomic region:
- the LOC111949833 gene encoding cytochrome P450 2M1 isoform X2: protein MDLLHVLQTNILSIIMAIVVIILLWKYMGKQSSYGRLPPGPSPIPLLGNLLQMDLKRPDMSYMKFSKTYGSVFTVWLGSKPVVVISGYQAIKDAFVNQGEDFNGRANSAITLKLVNEHGVGLSNGQRWKTLRSFSLMSLKNLGKGCRSLEERVQEEAKSLVKAFSEYGDSTVDPKELLFHSIINLFWSIVFGRRFEYNDPEFQILYKPVYTYFDMLKSKVAMLYNIFPRIVECFPGKHHELGKAIDKAKAYIREEADRRLKNLDTFNPQDYFDVFLVKMLEEKGHPETEFNYDNLFPCVWDLFAAGTETQSSTLSHACLMMIKYPDIQEKVQKEIDEVIGSNRVPTVDDRHKMPYTDAVIHEIQRSMSLAPISFPHQMTRDTTFHNYHIPKGTTVFPLLSSVLFDPKLFKNPDEFDPENFLDENGVFKENNGFLVFGLGKRYCLGDGMGIPRTVLFLFFTSLLQRFTFRGTKPPEEIDASVVSYFHGRLARPYTCYVKLRTPNI from the exons ATGGATTTACTACATGTACTGCAGACTAacattttgtccataataatggCTATAGTGGTTATTATTTTACTTTGGAAGTACATGGGGAAACAGAGCAGCTATGGACGTTTGCCTCCGGGTCCTTCACCAATTCCTCTGCTTGGTAACTTGTTACAAATGGATCTGAAACGACCGGACATGTcctacatgaag TTCAGTAAGACATATGGCTCAGTGTTTACTGTATGGCTGGGCTCCAAACCTGTAGTGGTGATCTCTGGCTATCAGGCTATCAAGGATGCTTTTGTCAACCAAGGAGAAGATTTCAATGGAAGAGCCAACTCTGCCATTACCCTGAAACTTGTTAACGAACACG GGGTGGGATTGAGTAATGGGCAGAGATGGAAAACTCTTCGCAGTTTCTCCTTGATGTCCCTGAAAAACCTTGGAAAAGGATGCAGGAGCCTCGAGGAGAGGGTCCAAGAGGAAGCTAAGAGTCTAGTGAAAGCCTTCAGTGAATATGGAG ATTCCACTGTCGACCCCAAAGAACTCCTGTTCCATTCTATCATCAACCTATTCTGGTCCATAGTCTTTGGGCGCAGGTTTGAATACAACGACCCAGAGTTTCAGATCCTCTACAAGCCTGTCTATACATACTTCGACATGCTAAAAAGCAAAGTGGCAATG CTGTACAACATTTTCCCCAGAATTGTTGAGTGCTTTCCAGGAAAACACCATGAGCTGGGTAAGGCCATAGACAAGGCCAAAGCTTACATACGAGAGGAAGCAGATCGTCGCCTTAAAAACCTGGACACCTTTAACCCTCAGGACTACTTCGACGTCTTCCTGGTTAAAATGCTGGAG GAGAAGGGTCACCCCGAGACCGAGTTCAACTATGACAACTTGTTTCCGTGTGTGTGGGATCTGTTTGCTGCCGGCACGGAGACCCAGTCCTCCACCCTATCACACGCCTGTCTGATGATGATTAAGTACCCTGACATCCAAG AGAAAGTTCAGAAGGAGATAGACGAGGTGATTGGCTCAAACAGAGTCCCCACAGTTGACGACAGACATAAGATGCCCTACACGGACGCTGTAATCCACGAAATCCAGAGAAGTATGAGTCTTGCTCCCATTTCTTTCCCTCACCAAATGACCCGAGACACAACGTTCCACAACTACCACATCCCAAAG GGTACCACGGTTTTTCCACTGTTGTCATCTGTGCTGTttgaccccaaactgttcaagAACCCAGATGAGTTTGACCCAGAGAACTTCCTGGATGAAAATGGAGTCTTTAAGGAAAACAACGGATTTCTTGTTTTTGGACTGG GGAAGCGCTACTGCCTGGGAGATGGAATGGGGATTCCCAGGACGGTGCTCTTCCTGTTCTTTACTTCCCTTCTTCAGCGCTTCACCTTCAGGGGCACCAAACCTCCAGAGGAAATTGACGCCAGTGTAGTATCCTACTTTCATGGTCGCCTGGCGCGCCCCTACACCTGCTATGTCAAACTCAGGACACCAAATATTTAA
- the LOC111949833 gene encoding cytochrome P450 2M1 isoform X1, whose product MQLAFASRSCTDPFSVTCYKDVKAPYKLYMEFSKTYGSVFTVWLGSKPVVVISGYQAIKDAFVNQGEDFNGRANSAITLKLVNEHGVGLSNGQRWKTLRSFSLMSLKNLGKGCRSLEERVQEEAKSLVKAFSEYGDSTVDPKELLFHSIINLFWSIVFGRRFEYNDPEFQILYKPVYTYFDMLKSKVAMLYNIFPRIVECFPGKHHELGKAIDKAKAYIREEADRRLKNLDTFNPQDYFDVFLVKMLEEKGHPETEFNYDNLFPCVWDLFAAGTETQSSTLSHACLMMIKYPDIQEKVQKEIDEVIGSNRVPTVDDRHKMPYTDAVIHEIQRSMSLAPISFPHQMTRDTTFHNYHIPKGTTVFPLLSSVLFDPKLFKNPDEFDPENFLDENGVFKENNGFLVFGLGKRYCLGDGMGIPRTVLFLFFTSLLQRFTFRGTKPPEEIDASVVSYFHGRLARPYTCYVKLRTPNI is encoded by the exons TTCAGTAAGACATATGGCTCAGTGTTTACTGTATGGCTGGGCTCCAAACCTGTAGTGGTGATCTCTGGCTATCAGGCTATCAAGGATGCTTTTGTCAACCAAGGAGAAGATTTCAATGGAAGAGCCAACTCTGCCATTACCCTGAAACTTGTTAACGAACACG GGGTGGGATTGAGTAATGGGCAGAGATGGAAAACTCTTCGCAGTTTCTCCTTGATGTCCCTGAAAAACCTTGGAAAAGGATGCAGGAGCCTCGAGGAGAGGGTCCAAGAGGAAGCTAAGAGTCTAGTGAAAGCCTTCAGTGAATATGGAG ATTCCACTGTCGACCCCAAAGAACTCCTGTTCCATTCTATCATCAACCTATTCTGGTCCATAGTCTTTGGGCGCAGGTTTGAATACAACGACCCAGAGTTTCAGATCCTCTACAAGCCTGTCTATACATACTTCGACATGCTAAAAAGCAAAGTGGCAATG CTGTACAACATTTTCCCCAGAATTGTTGAGTGCTTTCCAGGAAAACACCATGAGCTGGGTAAGGCCATAGACAAGGCCAAAGCTTACATACGAGAGGAAGCAGATCGTCGCCTTAAAAACCTGGACACCTTTAACCCTCAGGACTACTTCGACGTCTTCCTGGTTAAAATGCTGGAG GAGAAGGGTCACCCCGAGACCGAGTTCAACTATGACAACTTGTTTCCGTGTGTGTGGGATCTGTTTGCTGCCGGCACGGAGACCCAGTCCTCCACCCTATCACACGCCTGTCTGATGATGATTAAGTACCCTGACATCCAAG AGAAAGTTCAGAAGGAGATAGACGAGGTGATTGGCTCAAACAGAGTCCCCACAGTTGACGACAGACATAAGATGCCCTACACGGACGCTGTAATCCACGAAATCCAGAGAAGTATGAGTCTTGCTCCCATTTCTTTCCCTCACCAAATGACCCGAGACACAACGTTCCACAACTACCACATCCCAAAG GGTACCACGGTTTTTCCACTGTTGTCATCTGTGCTGTttgaccccaaactgttcaagAACCCAGATGAGTTTGACCCAGAGAACTTCCTGGATGAAAATGGAGTCTTTAAGGAAAACAACGGATTTCTTGTTTTTGGACTGG GGAAGCGCTACTGCCTGGGAGATGGAATGGGGATTCCCAGGACGGTGCTCTTCCTGTTCTTTACTTCCCTTCTTCAGCGCTTCACCTTCAGGGGCACCAAACCTCCAGAGGAAATTGACGCCAGTGTAGTATCCTACTTTCATGGTCGCCTGGCGCGCCCCTACACCTGCTATGTCAAACTCAGGACACCAAATATTTAA